A part of Streptomyces sp. NBC_00557 genomic DNA contains:
- a CDS encoding AfsR/SARP family transcriptional regulator → MLRFSVLGPLQIRTDAGPADVPGDLQRILVQTLLVSEGRPVSGESLAEEMWGEAAPDNQANALQAHISRLRRRLRALEPGRPVSRVTIHPAGYRLWLGEGELDAAEFVRAVRLAESAPPGDAGRTARLLGDALALWRGPVFGGFPGGTLCQLAGARYEEYRMRALELLFDAELRLGHHAAVLAELAEAHTNHPLRERFCEQLMIALYGAGRQADALDVFHRMRRRLDDELGIQPSPALRRIESAILSHDPALSGDRLLQPA, encoded by the coding sequence ATGCTGAGGTTCTCCGTTCTCGGGCCACTGCAGATACGCACCGACGCGGGTCCGGCGGACGTGCCGGGCGATCTTCAGCGGATCCTGGTGCAGACGCTGCTGGTGAGTGAGGGCCGGCCGGTCTCCGGGGAGAGCCTGGCCGAGGAGATGTGGGGCGAGGCCGCGCCCGACAACCAGGCCAACGCGCTGCAGGCGCACATCAGCCGGCTGCGCCGCCGGCTGCGGGCGCTGGAGCCGGGGCGGCCGGTGTCGCGGGTGACGATCCATCCGGCCGGCTACCGGCTCTGGCTGGGCGAAGGGGAGCTGGACGCCGCGGAGTTCGTGCGGGCCGTGCGGCTTGCCGAGTCCGCGCCCCCGGGCGATGCCGGGCGCACCGCGCGGCTGCTCGGGGACGCGCTGGCGCTGTGGCGCGGGCCCGTCTTCGGCGGGTTCCCCGGCGGGACCCTGTGCCAGCTGGCGGGCGCCCGCTACGAGGAGTACCGGATGCGGGCACTGGAGCTGCTCTTCGACGCCGAGCTGCGGCTCGGCCACCATGCGGCGGTGCTCGCCGAACTGGCCGAGGCGCACACCAACCACCCGTTGCGGGAGCGGTTCTGCGAACAGCTGATGATCGCGCTGTACGGTGCCGGACGGCAGGCCGACGCCCTCGACGTCTTCCACCGGATGCGGCGCCGGCTCGACGACGAACTCGGCATCCAGCCCTCCCCCGCGCTGCGCCGGATCGAGAGCGCGATCCTCTCCCACGACCCGGCCCTCAGCGGCGACCGCCTCCTCCAACCCGCCTGA
- the fdxA gene encoding ferredoxin, whose translation MAYVIGLPCVDVKDRSCIDECPVDCIYEGRRALYIHPEECVDCGACEPVCPVDAIYFEDDLPEEWGGDHAASNAGFFADLGSPGGGSALGPQDHDSALVSALPKGVPAA comes from the coding sequence ATGGCCTACGTCATCGGACTGCCCTGCGTCGACGTCAAGGACCGCTCCTGCATCGACGAATGCCCCGTGGACTGCATCTACGAGGGCCGCCGCGCCCTGTACATCCATCCGGAGGAATGCGTGGACTGCGGCGCCTGCGAACCGGTGTGCCCGGTCGACGCCATCTACTTCGAGGACGACCTGCCCGAGGAGTGGGGCGGCGACCACGCGGCCTCCAACGCCGGCTTCTTCGCGGACCTCGGCTCGCCCGGCGGCGGCAGCGCCCTCGGCCCCCAGGACCACGACTCGGCGCTGGTCAGCGCGCTGCCCAAGGGGGTGCCGGCGGCATGA
- the serS gene encoding serine--tRNA ligase, with translation MHDPHELIEAGPDAVRRLARRRHELDLDALATALRARTAAQAEVTRLRTELNRTARARRSGPPTQAEKEAARALRAEVQTAEAAARTAAGELSGMLLSIPNLPLDAVPDGDSEKEAVEIRRGGPEPRPAAGARHHAEIGEALGILDSPAAAKLSGARFSVARGAGARLERALGDFFLDLHTREHGYTEQSVPFLVSRDTMTGTGQLPKFEEDLFRTQVGDRELFLIPTAEVPLTNLVAGELLDARALPYAFTARTPCFRAEAGAYGRDTRGVLRLHQFEKVELVRICAPERAQEQLELMVGHAEECLRRLELSFRTVLLPAGDMGFSARMTYDIEVWLPGGGSYREISSVSDCGTFQARRADIRVRRADGRKSPAATLNGSALPIGRTVAALLEQGARDDGSVVLPEALVPYTGFRRILPGGTTE, from the coding sequence ATGCATGACCCGCACGAGCTGATCGAGGCGGGCCCCGACGCCGTACGGCGCCTGGCCCGCCGCCGCCACGAGCTGGACCTGGACGCGCTGGCCACCGCCCTGCGGGCCCGCACCGCCGCCCAGGCGGAGGTCACCCGGCTGCGCACCGAGCTGAACCGCACGGCCAGGGCCCGCCGCTCCGGCCCGCCCACACAGGCGGAGAAGGAGGCCGCGCGTGCCCTGCGGGCCGAGGTCCAGACGGCGGAGGCCGCCGCGCGGACGGCGGCCGGAGAGCTGTCCGGCATGCTGCTGTCCATCCCGAACCTGCCGCTGGACGCGGTGCCGGACGGCGACTCCGAGAAGGAGGCGGTGGAGATACGGCGCGGCGGGCCCGAGCCGCGTCCGGCCGCCGGGGCCCGGCACCACGCCGAGATCGGCGAGGCGCTCGGCATCCTGGACTCCCCCGCCGCCGCGAAACTCTCCGGCGCCCGGTTCAGCGTGGCCCGGGGCGCCGGCGCCCGGCTGGAGCGGGCCCTCGGCGACTTCTTCCTCGACCTGCACACCCGCGAGCACGGCTACACCGAGCAGTCCGTGCCGTTCCTGGTCAGCCGGGACACCATGACCGGCACCGGGCAACTGCCCAAGTTCGAGGAGGACTTGTTCCGCACCCAGGTCGGCGACCGGGAGCTGTTCCTGATCCCGACCGCCGAGGTGCCGCTGACCAACCTGGTGGCCGGCGAGCTGCTGGACGCGCGCGCCCTGCCGTACGCCTTCACCGCCCGCACCCCGTGCTTCCGCGCGGAGGCGGGGGCGTACGGCCGCGACACCCGCGGGGTGCTCCGGCTGCACCAGTTCGAGAAGGTGGAGCTGGTGCGGATCTGCGCGCCGGAGCGGGCGCAGGAGCAGCTGGAGCTGATGGTGGGGCACGCCGAGGAGTGCCTGCGCCGCCTCGAACTGTCCTTCCGCACCGTGCTGCTGCCCGCGGGCGACATGGGCTTCTCGGCGCGGATGACGTACGACATCGAGGTGTGGCTGCCGGGCGGCGGCTCCTACCGGGAGATCTCCTCGGTCTCCGACTGCGGCACCTTCCAGGCCCGCCGCGCCGACATCCGCGTCAGGCGCGCCGACGGCCGCAAGAGCCCGGCGGCCACCCTGAACGGCTCGGCCCTGCCCATCGGCCGTACCGTGGCCGCGCTGCTGGAGCAGGGCGCCCGGGACGACGGGTCCGTGGTGCTGCCCGAGGCGCTGGTGCCGTACACCGGGTTCCGGCGGATCCTGCCGGGCGGCACGACCGAGTGA
- a CDS encoding fatty acid desaturase family protein: MQRPHIQTAGVPASEAAPRPGASATFAELLKRVRAEGLLDLDPRYYVGKLALNTTLLLIGFAAFFELGDTWWQLVTALWMGLCGGQSAFMWHDAGHKAMFRSKKAASAVGYIHANLVNGVSYGWWVNHHNRHHSNPNHLDMDPDIGRRTAIFDIKQYPTRKGTQKLVVRYQSVLFFVLLVLEGFKMLKTAVKSIVTGKTKRPVLETFLILLRAAVYLTCVFTVLSPALAVAFIVVQHASLGVYFGMIFAPNHKGMQVRDGEEETLDWLERQVLTSRNIRPGRLVDFLYGGLNYQVEHHLFPAMPQKNLPRARELTMQYCAERGVPYHEVGFWASYREVASFLHEVSAPVRRGDVEEQIRRRAMESV, encoded by the coding sequence ATGCAGCGTCCGCACATCCAGACGGCCGGGGTCCCGGCCTCCGAGGCCGCCCCGCGCCCCGGCGCCTCGGCGACCTTCGCCGAACTGCTCAAACGGGTCAGGGCCGAAGGCCTGCTCGACCTCGACCCGCGCTACTACGTGGGCAAGCTCGCCCTCAACACCACCCTGCTGCTGATCGGCTTCGCCGCCTTCTTCGAGCTGGGCGACACCTGGTGGCAGCTCGTCACGGCCCTGTGGATGGGCCTGTGCGGCGGCCAGTCGGCGTTCATGTGGCACGACGCCGGCCACAAGGCGATGTTCCGCAGCAAGAAGGCGGCCTCCGCGGTCGGCTACATCCACGCCAACCTGGTCAACGGGGTGAGCTACGGCTGGTGGGTCAACCACCACAACCGGCACCACAGCAACCCCAACCACCTCGACATGGACCCGGACATCGGCCGGCGCACCGCCATCTTCGACATCAAGCAGTACCCCACCCGCAAGGGCACCCAGAAGCTCGTCGTGCGCTACCAGAGCGTGCTGTTCTTCGTGCTGCTGGTCCTCGAGGGCTTCAAGATGCTCAAGACCGCGGTCAAGTCCATCGTCACCGGCAAGACCAAGCGGCCCGTGCTGGAGACCTTCCTCATCCTGCTGCGCGCCGCCGTCTATCTCACCTGCGTCTTCACCGTCCTGTCCCCGGCGCTCGCGGTCGCGTTCATCGTCGTCCAGCACGCCTCCCTCGGCGTCTACTTCGGCATGATCTTCGCCCCGAACCACAAGGGCATGCAGGTGCGCGACGGCGAGGAGGAGACCCTGGACTGGCTGGAGCGCCAGGTCCTCACCTCCCGCAACATCCGGCCCGGCCGGCTGGTCGACTTCCTCTACGGCGGCCTCAACTACCAGGTGGAGCACCACCTGTTCCCGGCCATGCCGCAGAAGAACCTGCCGCGCGCCCGCGAACTGACCATGCAGTACTGCGCCGAACGCGGAGTGCCCTACCACGAGGTCGGCTTCTGGGCCTCGTACCGCGAGGTCGCCTCCTTCCTCCACGAGGTCAGCGCCCCGGTCCGCCGCGGTGACGTGGAGGAGCAGATCCGGCGCCGGGCCATGGAATCCGTCTGA
- a CDS encoding DUF2156 domain-containing protein, whose product MTATTTETTTHDRILDAIRRHTASENPSSFLALNSGNSVFTVPGADGVVVYRRTGRWAVQFGGPFAAEEDYGTLLDAFRAHVRAEGLNLVGVQLQRTDAERYAGRGFTVNQVGASWAVSLDGFTLRGTKFMQLRNKISRAHRNGLTIHEADAADVGEAIATIDRAWLGSKGGAQQLEFLVGQIGGAAQAHRRLFVGTIDGAPVAYISYSPVYGSRAGWMHDLSRRIPEGSPGLMEAINAHAIEVFRAEGVEWLHFGFTPFTGLDAAQELDGHSAAFQWLMHALWAEGAALYPAQTQLSYKQKWAPDVTIPEYVAFDGPQASLPGFAHVFRACNAF is encoded by the coding sequence ATGACCGCCACCACCACCGAAACCACCACCCACGACCGGATTCTCGACGCGATACGCCGGCACACCGCGAGCGAGAACCCGAGTTCCTTCCTGGCGCTCAACAGCGGAAACAGCGTCTTCACCGTGCCGGGCGCGGACGGTGTCGTCGTCTACCGGCGCACCGGCCGCTGGGCCGTGCAGTTCGGCGGCCCCTTCGCCGCCGAGGAGGACTACGGCACCCTGCTGGACGCCTTCCGCGCCCACGTCCGGGCCGAGGGCCTGAACCTCGTCGGCGTCCAGCTGCAGCGCACGGACGCCGAGCGCTACGCCGGGCGCGGCTTCACCGTCAACCAGGTCGGCGCCTCCTGGGCCGTGAGCCTCGACGGGTTCACCCTGCGCGGCACCAAGTTCATGCAGCTGCGCAACAAGATCTCCCGAGCCCACCGCAACGGCCTGACGATCCACGAGGCCGACGCGGCCGACGTGGGCGAGGCCATCGCGACCATCGACCGGGCCTGGCTCGGCTCCAAGGGCGGCGCCCAGCAACTGGAGTTCCTCGTCGGCCAGATCGGCGGCGCCGCCCAGGCCCACCGCCGGCTGTTCGTCGGCACCATCGACGGCGCCCCGGTCGCGTACATCTCCTACTCGCCGGTGTACGGCAGCCGGGCCGGCTGGATGCACGACCTCAGCCGCCGCATCCCCGAGGGCTCTCCCGGCCTCATGGAGGCCATCAACGCGCACGCCATCGAGGTGTTCCGGGCCGAGGGCGTCGAGTGGCTGCACTTCGGGTTCACGCCGTTCACCGGGCTCGACGCCGCCCAGGAACTCGACGGGCACAGCGCCGCGTTCCAGTGGCTGATGCACGCCCTGTGGGCCGAGGGCGCGGCGCTGTACCCGGCCCAGACCCAGCTGTCGTACAAGCAGAAGTGGGCGCCCGACGTGACCATCCCCGAGTACGTCGCCTTCGACGGCCCGCAGGCCTCGCTGCCCGGGTTCGCGCACGTCTTCCGTGCCTGCAACGCCTTCTGA
- the fabI gene encoding enoyl-ACP reductase FabI has protein sequence MSGILAGKRILVTGVVTDASIAFHVARIAQEEGAEVLLTGFGRLSLIERFAGKLPKPAPVIELDVTDQGHLDTLADRIGAHTDSLDGVVHSIAYGPQGAFSFLDGTWADVATAVHVSAYSLKSLTTACLPLLQRRGGSVVGLTFDASVAWPHYDWMGVAKAALESTSRYLARDLGGHGIRCNLIAAGPLRSMAAKSIPGFPELADVWTTGRAPAGWDLTDPEPAARGVVALLSDFFPRTTGEIVHVDGGVHMMGA, from the coding sequence ATGAGCGGCATCCTCGCCGGCAAGCGGATCCTGGTCACCGGGGTGGTCACGGACGCCTCCATCGCCTTCCACGTCGCCCGGATCGCCCAGGAGGAGGGCGCCGAGGTGCTGCTCACCGGCTTCGGCCGGCTCTCCCTGATCGAGCGGTTCGCGGGCAAGCTGCCGAAGCCCGCCCCCGTCATCGAACTGGACGTCACCGACCAGGGCCACCTGGACACCCTCGCCGACCGGATCGGCGCCCACACCGACTCCCTCGACGGCGTCGTGCACTCCATCGCCTACGGCCCCCAGGGCGCCTTCTCCTTCCTCGACGGCACCTGGGCCGACGTGGCGACGGCCGTGCACGTCTCGGCGTACTCCCTGAAGTCGCTCACCACCGCCTGCCTGCCGCTGCTTCAGCGGCGCGGCGGCTCGGTCGTCGGCCTCACCTTCGACGCGAGCGTGGCCTGGCCGCACTACGACTGGATGGGCGTCGCCAAGGCCGCCCTGGAGTCCACCAGCCGCTACCTCGCCCGCGACCTCGGCGGGCACGGCATCCGGTGCAACCTGATCGCGGCCGGCCCGCTGCGCTCCATGGCCGCCAAGTCCATCCCCGGCTTCCCGGAGCTGGCCGACGTGTGGACCACCGGCCGCGCCCCGGCCGGCTGGGACCTCACCGACCCCGAACCGGCCGCCCGCGGCGTGGTCGCCCTGCTGTCCGACTTCTTCCCGCGCACCACCGGCGAGATCGTCCACGTGGACGGCGGGGTGCACATGATGGGCGCCTGA
- a CDS encoding MFS transporter, whose amino-acid sequence MSQTTAAAGGLTAPAPIGARLDRLPITPLHRRLTAVVGVGLFFDTFENNLSGTIGKVLQSDFGFGASSLKLVLASAFFGQFLGSLTLGRIADRFGRRRAFQLNLAVYSVASLLGALSPNAAWLIATRFVAGLGIGAEQALADCYLADVLPAGKRGRFIARAYTLAFCGVPAVGFAALWLVPRTPLGVAGWRWLFVLGALGSAVVWILRRGLIESPRWLAARGRTGEADRLVSRMEAEAASRGLLPDRPAPRAETPGDGTRLREILRPGLRRRTLVLWLFCVLSVVGYYGFGTLAPQIVAAKGYGIVAGLGFTALSFLGYPVGSALALPVVDRVERRTLIALSAAAMVAAGLGFAYAGSAELIVVCGFAYTLFSNVFSSVSHVYLSEQYPTAIRATAAGAAYSLSKLSAGALPFVLLPVLDADGPGALFAVIAAAMAVLALTVLTLGERTTGTPVD is encoded by the coding sequence ATGTCCCAGACCACCGCGGCGGCGGGCGGCCTCACCGCTCCCGCCCCGATCGGCGCCCGCCTGGACCGGCTGCCGATCACCCCGCTGCACCGCAGACTCACCGCCGTCGTCGGCGTCGGCCTGTTCTTCGACACCTTCGAGAACAACCTGTCCGGCACCATCGGCAAGGTGCTGCAGAGCGACTTCGGCTTCGGCGCGTCCTCGCTCAAGCTCGTCCTGGCCTCCGCGTTCTTCGGCCAGTTCCTCGGGTCCCTGACGCTCGGCCGGATCGCGGACCGGTTCGGCCGGCGCCGGGCCTTCCAGCTCAACCTGGCCGTCTACTCGGTGGCGTCCCTGCTCGGCGCCCTCTCGCCGAACGCCGCCTGGCTGATCGCGACCCGCTTCGTCGCCGGCCTCGGCATCGGCGCCGAACAGGCCCTCGCCGACTGCTACCTGGCCGACGTGCTGCCCGCCGGCAAGCGCGGCCGGTTCATCGCCCGGGCCTACACCCTCGCCTTCTGCGGGGTCCCCGCGGTCGGCTTCGCGGCCCTGTGGCTGGTGCCGCGCACCCCGCTCGGCGTGGCCGGCTGGCGCTGGCTGTTCGTCCTCGGCGCCCTCGGCTCGGCCGTGGTGTGGATCCTGCGCCGGGGCCTGATCGAGTCCCCGCGCTGGCTCGCCGCGCGCGGCCGCACCGGCGAGGCCGACAGGCTGGTGTCGCGCATGGAGGCGGAGGCGGCGAGCCGGGGCCTGCTGCCGGACCGGCCCGCGCCCCGGGCCGAGACTCCGGGGGACGGCACCCGGCTGCGCGAGATCCTGCGTCCCGGCCTCCGCCGCCGCACCCTGGTCCTGTGGCTGTTCTGCGTGCTCTCGGTCGTCGGCTACTACGGCTTCGGCACGCTCGCCCCGCAGATCGTCGCCGCCAAGGGCTACGGCATCGTCGCCGGCCTCGGCTTCACCGCGCTGTCCTTCCTCGGCTACCCGGTGGGCTCCGCTCTCGCCCTGCCCGTCGTGGACCGCGTCGAGCGCCGCACCCTGATCGCCCTGTCGGCGGCCGCGATGGTCGCGGCCGGACTCGGCTTCGCGTACGCGGGCTCGGCGGAGCTGATCGTGGTCTGCGGCTTCGCCTACACCCTCTTCAGCAACGTCTTCTCCAGCGTCTCCCATGTCTACCTGTCCGAGCAGTACCCCACCGCGATCCGGGCCACCGCCGCCGGCGCCGCCTACTCGCTGTCCAAACTCAGCGCCGGCGCGCTGCCGTTCGTCCTGCTGCCGGTCCTCGACGCCGACGGCCCCGGCGCCCTGTTCGCCGTGATCGCCGCCGCCATGGCCGTCCTCGCGCTCACCGTGCTGACCCTGGGCGAGCGCACCACCGGCACCCCGGTCGACTGA